Proteins encoded by one window of Dreissena polymorpha isolate Duluth1 chromosome 11, UMN_Dpol_1.0, whole genome shotgun sequence:
- the LOC127850453 gene encoding uncharacterized protein LOC127850453 — METFSQSTIEKGSDMIQDFLCSTCEEEKLEESADYYCESCLKFYCGKCIHLHGQLFKKHSPHGRSDMKKWPVAKKVEDFLFKCDVHKEENLAMFCKDHSQLCCNNCAFLNHRQCKTVMLLSDLVKNTSTDLKQVSVTIQTTLAELKKLQDKQEASINSVQSSYDEQLHKIQETRQKILAAFDMLEKKTLQEMKDTLTKLQAPLKSDVDKCSTLRDKLKQLGDAIQDISEKSKLELSFIASIKCKDKIQQFENYQKTNFVQVKSSITFHPNSEIMQYLSQLSGLGKIEHADQVMEIDGKSEYDVRVQGDSTRIIRDVCVLPSGQVLVVDFDNKKVKLLNKQYQLVSHCSVSDVPWCICQITPSEVGVTVGSEVQFIKVNNNQLVNDRKLKFQHFCYSIAFHQGELFLTSNTVLFMYSLDGKLISKLHEDNSNKWTVAHCALSPTGDNLYVTNSPEHKLLTLARDGSVLATFMDPELKWPIGVHVTPAGQVLVCGYTSSTILQVDIKGSRKLATLATQRDGLQNPYSVCYNSHTDSVIVGQSVNDKILVYKMK, encoded by the exons ATGGAGACCTTTTCGCAATCCACCATTGAAAAAGGATCTGACATGATCCAAGACTTCTTGTGTTCGACCTGCGAAGAGGAGAAACTGGAAGAATCGGCTGATTATTATTGCGAATCTTGCTTGAAGTTTTACTGCGGAAAATGTATTCACTTGCACGGCCAGTTGTTTAAGAAACATTCTCCTCATGGAAGAAGTgatatgaagaaatggccagttGCCAAGAAGGTGGAAGATTTCCTTTTTAAATGTGATGTTCATAAGGAAGAAAATTTGGCAATGTTTTGCAAAGACCATAGCCAGCTGTGCTGCAATAATTGTGCTTTCCTGAACCACAG GCAATGTAAAACGGTGATGCTTTTATCAGACTTGGTAAAAAATACCTCCACAGACCTCAAACAAGTATCAGTTACTATCCAAACTACTCTGGCAGAACTGAAGAAGCTTCAAGACAAACAGGAGGCTAGCATTAACTCTGTGCAAAGTTCATATGATGAGCAGTTACACAAGATACAGGAAACTCGGCAAAAAATACTAGCAGCTTTCGACATGCTTGAAAAAAAGACACTGCAGGAAATGAAAGATACACTGACCAAACTGCAAGCCCCTCTTAAAAGTGATGTCGACAAATGTTCCACTCTTCGAGATAAATTGAAACAACTTGGAGACGCTATCCAGGACATAAGTGAGAAAAGCAAACTAGAACTATCTTTTATAGCCAGCATTAAATGCAAGGACAAAATACAGCAGTTTGAAAACTATCAAAAGACGAACTTTGTTCAAGTAAAATCTTCAATAACTTTCCATCCTAATAGTGAAATAATGCAGTACCTTTCCCAGTTGTCAGGTCTTGGGAAGATTGAACATGCAGACCAAGTAATGGAGATTGATGGAAAGTCTGAGTATGATGTACGCGTACAGGGTGATTCAACTCGCATTATCAGAGACGTATGTGTTCTCCCTAGTGGACAAGTCCTTGTTGTAGACTTTGATAATAAGAAAGTCAAGCTGTTGAACAAGCAGTACCAGCTGGTGAGTCACTGTAGTGTATCTGATGTGCCATGGTGCATATGTCAGATCACACCAAGTGAGGTTGGTGTTACTGTCGGTTccgaggtccagtttatcaaagtcAACAACAACCAGCTGGTGAATGACAGAAAGCTCAAGTTTCAACATTTCTGTTACAGTATTGCCTTCCACCAGGGAGAACTGTTTTTAACTTCTAATACTGTGCTGTTCATGTACTCCCTGGATGGTAAACTAATCAGTAAACTTCACGAGGATAACTCAAATAAATGGACAG TAGCGCACTGTGCATTGAGCCCGACAGGTGACAACTTGTATGTCACAAACTCCCCTGAGCACAagctcctcaccctggccagggatggatcAGTCCTTGCCACCTTCATGGACCCTGAATTGAAATGGCCAATAGGTGTACATGTgacacctgcaggccaggtgctggtatgTGGATATACCTCCAGCACTATCCTACAGGTGGACATTAAGGGTAGTCGGAAGCTGGCCACTCTGGCTACACAGAGGGATGGGCTTCAGAACCCATACTCAGTCTGCTACAACAGCCACACTGACTCCGTTATTGTGGGACAGTCTGTTAACGACAAGATCCTGGTGTACAAAATGAAATAG